A window of the Zeugodacus cucurbitae isolate PBARC_wt_2022May chromosome 4, idZeuCucr1.2, whole genome shotgun sequence genome harbors these coding sequences:
- the LOC128921485 gene encoding probable G-protein coupled receptor Mth-like 11 produces the protein MHTPQHDRRYDELPDGRRVSAPPHIRGCACKLKQCIQLCCLNNEMLDSTSKKCVNMNAVIYPRINTYTENLTENTMIDVFQDFLPQQRMPCEEFKILNSELESDFNILFENGTIYHAMKEDLF, from the exons ATGCATACCCCACAACATGACAGACGTTACGACGAACTCCCCGATGGCAGGCGTGTCTCAGCACCACCACATATCAGGGGCTGTGCGTGTAAGTTGAAGCAATGCATACAACTCTGTTGTTTAAACAACGAGATGTTAGACAGCACGTCAAAAAAGTGTGTTAATATGAATGCCGTTATATACCCACGCATCAACACTTATACGGAGAACTTGACAGAAAATACCATGATCGACGTGTTTCAGGATTTCCTGCCACAACAGCGTATGCCTTGTGAGGAgtttaaaattctaaattccGAACTGGAGagtgatttcaatattttattcgaG AACGGAACTATATATCATGCGATGAAAGaagatttgttttga